The following proteins come from a genomic window of Streptomyces liliiviolaceus:
- a CDS encoding ATP-binding protein, with the protein MTDDGAWIVGRDRELAVLTSLVKGLSSADPATEPPGTGVLVVTGSPGSGKSVLLDEACRTARAAGVRVLRCTGCEVESGLPFAGLHQLLRPVLDLAQELPARQRTALLGVFGLDEGAEPDSAQNPLLTSLGALTLLSDLAARGPVLLVVDDAHWLDVGTLDTLAFVARRLEGEPVALLVAARDQSVPAQFAREFPLLSVDPLDAASAGRLLDLQPEAPAGRARSRILDEAAGVPLALVELARAVARDPSAARGSLPLTDRLEAIFAQDLPALPPATRQLLLLAAAAETAELPLILSAAAPDTTPADWHPAERAGLIRIDDGRLRFRHPLIRSAVYQSATYAQRHAAHLSLAEVFTGDPDRRAWHRAAAVEGVDEGVAEELEAGAGRARRRGGYAAAATALERAAQLSPDPADRARRLVRAATMAMYAGHPRWVAEITARVTALTEDPAVLAEASLRAGWALAVTTQFEGSLGYLLPLADAATEENPVLALDALATATTPAYNSGEPAHREKIVRIAERVPEQEDDSDRLWILAGTDPLRHRTQALALLHADRDGAGRGGPPADGESGPVRDRPLSQLITWGAAAWVLDETGEAVRLLGAALEHLRRSPTGGANATVAQALALAQYESGAWTAARASLDEAYRTAAEGGLENVVAGSPILGATLLALRGDPDAARTAVQRAVHGVDLPTCRSLKVRAHYALGAAAQAEGDHATAYDRFRAVFTQDGEPLHFHASDYHLADLAAVAVRTGRAGEARAVLDAAGRRHAEGEVSPRLAALVDRAHALLAEPDDAERHFQRSLGRPTGDRWPFERAQTRLDYAEWLRRRRRATEARPLLSAALEVFENLGARPWTERTLAELRAAGVHATAGPGQETDLSELTPQQLQIARLAAAGLTNREIGERIFLSPRTVGFHLYRIFPKLGVTARAQLRDVLPEALREVPGA; encoded by the coding sequence GTGACGGACGACGGCGCCTGGATCGTCGGCAGAGACCGCGAACTGGCCGTGCTGACCTCGCTCGTGAAGGGGCTGTCCTCGGCGGACCCGGCGACGGAACCTCCCGGAACCGGTGTGCTGGTGGTCACCGGGAGCCCGGGCTCGGGCAAGAGCGTCCTCCTGGACGAGGCCTGCCGGACCGCCCGCGCCGCCGGCGTACGGGTGCTGCGCTGCACGGGCTGCGAGGTCGAGTCGGGGCTGCCCTTCGCCGGACTCCATCAACTGCTGCGCCCGGTGCTGGACCTCGCCCAGGAGCTTCCCGCACGTCAACGAACAGCCCTGCTCGGTGTGTTCGGGCTGGACGAGGGCGCGGAACCCGACAGCGCCCAGAACCCGCTGCTCACCTCCCTCGGCGCGCTCACGCTCCTCTCCGACCTCGCCGCGCGCGGCCCGGTGCTGCTGGTGGTGGACGACGCCCACTGGCTCGACGTGGGCACGCTCGACACCCTCGCCTTCGTGGCCCGGCGTCTGGAGGGCGAGCCCGTCGCGCTGCTGGTCGCGGCCCGCGACCAGTCCGTACCCGCGCAGTTCGCCCGGGAGTTCCCGCTGCTGAGCGTCGACCCGCTGGACGCCGCGTCGGCCGGACGCCTCCTCGACCTCCAGCCGGAGGCCCCCGCGGGCCGGGCCCGCTCCCGCATCCTCGACGAGGCCGCCGGGGTGCCCCTCGCACTGGTCGAGCTGGCCAGGGCCGTGGCCCGCGACCCGAGTGCCGCCCGGGGCTCGCTGCCCCTCACCGACCGCCTGGAGGCGATCTTCGCCCAGGACCTGCCCGCACTGCCGCCCGCCACCCGGCAACTGCTCCTGCTGGCCGCCGCCGCGGAGACCGCCGAGCTGCCCCTCATCCTGTCGGCCGCGGCCCCCGACACGACCCCCGCCGACTGGCACCCCGCCGAGCGGGCCGGACTGATCCGCATCGACGACGGCCGGCTCCGCTTCCGGCACCCGCTGATCCGCTCGGCCGTCTACCAGTCGGCGACCTACGCCCAGCGGCACGCGGCCCATCTGTCCCTCGCCGAGGTCTTCACCGGCGACCCGGACCGCCGCGCCTGGCACCGCGCCGCCGCCGTCGAGGGCGTGGACGAGGGCGTCGCCGAGGAACTGGAGGCCGGCGCGGGCCGGGCCCGGCGCCGGGGCGGGTACGCGGCCGCCGCCACCGCGCTGGAGCGCGCGGCCCAGCTCAGCCCCGACCCCGCCGACCGGGCCCGCCGCCTGGTCCGCGCCGCGACCATGGCGATGTACGCGGGACATCCCCGCTGGGTCGCCGAGATCACCGCCCGGGTCACCGCGCTCACCGAGGACCCCGCCGTGCTCGCCGAGGCCTCGCTGCGTGCGGGCTGGGCGCTCGCGGTCACCACCCAGTTCGAGGGCTCGCTCGGCTATCTGCTGCCGCTCGCGGACGCCGCGACCGAGGAGAACCCCGTCCTCGCCCTGGACGCGCTGGCGACGGCCACGACACCGGCGTACAACTCGGGGGAGCCCGCGCACCGCGAGAAGATCGTGCGGATCGCCGAACGTGTCCCCGAGCAGGAGGACGACAGCGACCGCCTGTGGATCCTGGCGGGCACGGACCCCCTGCGCCACCGCACCCAGGCACTCGCCCTGCTCCACGCCGACCGGGACGGCGCCGGCCGGGGCGGTCCGCCGGCCGACGGCGAGAGCGGCCCCGTACGGGACCGGCCGCTCTCCCAGCTGATCACCTGGGGCGCGGCGGCCTGGGTGCTCGACGAGACCGGCGAGGCCGTCCGGCTCCTGGGTGCCGCGCTGGAGCACCTGCGCCGTTCGCCGACCGGGGGAGCCAACGCCACCGTGGCCCAGGCCCTCGCGCTCGCCCAGTACGAGAGCGGCGCGTGGACGGCGGCCCGCGCGTCCCTCGACGAGGCGTACCGCACGGCGGCCGAGGGCGGTCTGGAGAACGTGGTCGCGGGCTCGCCTATCCTCGGGGCCACCCTGCTCGCCCTGCGCGGCGACCCGGACGCGGCGCGCACCGCGGTGCAGCGCGCCGTCCACGGCGTGGACCTGCCCACCTGCCGCAGTCTGAAGGTGCGGGCCCACTACGCGCTGGGCGCCGCGGCGCAGGCCGAGGGCGACCACGCGACGGCGTACGACCGTTTCCGCGCCGTCTTCACCCAGGACGGCGAACCCCTGCACTTCCACGCCTCCGACTACCACCTCGCCGACCTCGCGGCCGTCGCCGTACGCACCGGGCGCGCCGGGGAGGCACGGGCGGTCCTCGACGCGGCCGGACGGCGGCACGCCGAGGGCGAGGTGTCCCCGCGCCTCGCCGCCCTGGTGGACCGCGCCCACGCCCTGCTGGCCGAACCGGACGACGCCGAACGGCACTTCCAGCGGTCGCTCGGCCGTCCGACGGGCGACCGCTGGCCCTTCGAGCGCGCCCAGACGCGGCTCGACTACGCGGAATGGCTGCGCCGCCGCCGACGCGCCACCGAGGCACGGCCCCTGCTCTCCGCCGCCCTGGAGGTCTTCGAGAACCTCGGCGCCCGGCCGTGGACGGAACGCACCCTCGCGGAACTGCGGGCGGCGGGCGTCCACGCCACCGCAGGCCCCGGCCAGGAGACGGACCTGTCCGAACTCACCCCGCAGCAACTGCAGATCGCCCGGCTCGCCGCGGCGGGCCTGACCAACCGCGAGATCGGCGAACGCATCTTCCTGTCGCCCCGCACGGTCGGCTTCCACCTCTACCGGATCTTCCCCAAGCTGGGCGTCACGGCCCGCGCCCAACTGCGCGACGTGCTGCCCGAGGCGCTGCGGGAGGTTCCCGGGGCCTGA
- a CDS encoding endo alpha-1,4 polygalactosaminidase produces the protein MPAKRGPRTGFLRAAAALVTLAALASCTSDGDAKDPADTPDSTTSTRSTDSAKPSSGTVRLPPVPDGFDYQIGGAYTPPSGVRIVARDRTADPARGLYNICYVNAFQAQPDEQDDWPDDLLLRDENGEVVIDADWDEALLDIGTPAKRKRVAARVDEWIDGCADKGFDAVEPDNYDSYTRSDGLLNADDAVSFIKLLSQRAHARGLAIAQKNTVELADERSRAGLDFAVVEECGAYDECGAYADAFDDKAVVVEYTDKGFEKALAGFGDRLSIVRRDMQVSTPDSDDYVRETG, from the coding sequence ATGCCCGCCAAGCGTGGCCCCCGCACGGGATTCCTCAGGGCCGCCGCCGCCCTGGTCACCCTCGCGGCCCTGGCCTCCTGCACGTCGGACGGGGACGCCAAGGACCCCGCCGACACCCCGGACAGCACCACCAGCACCCGCAGCACCGACAGCGCGAAGCCGAGTTCCGGAACCGTCCGGCTACCCCCCGTGCCCGACGGGTTCGACTACCAGATCGGCGGCGCCTACACCCCGCCGTCCGGCGTCAGGATCGTCGCGCGCGACCGCACCGCCGACCCCGCGCGCGGTCTCTACAACATCTGTTACGTCAACGCCTTCCAGGCCCAGCCCGACGAACAGGACGACTGGCCCGACGACCTGCTGCTGCGGGACGAGAACGGCGAGGTCGTCATCGACGCCGACTGGGACGAGGCGCTGCTCGACATCGGCACACCCGCCAAGCGCAAGCGCGTCGCGGCCCGGGTCGACGAGTGGATCGACGGCTGCGCGGACAAGGGGTTCGACGCGGTCGAGCCGGACAACTACGACAGCTACACCCGTTCCGACGGCCTGCTGAACGCGGACGACGCCGTGTCCTTCATCAAGCTGCTCTCGCAGCGCGCGCACGCGCGGGGGCTGGCCATCGCCCAGAAGAACACCGTGGAGCTGGCGGACGAGCGCTCCCGTGCCGGGCTCGACTTCGCCGTGGTGGAGGAGTGCGGCGCGTACGACGAGTGCGGTGCGTACGCGGACGCCTTCGACGACAAGGCCGTCGTCGTGGAGTACACCGACAAGGGCTTCGAGAAGGCCCTCGCGGGCTTCGGCGACCGGCTGAGCATCGTGCGCCGTGACATGCAGGTGTCGACGCCCGACAGCGACGACTACGTCCGCGAGACCGGCTGA
- a CDS encoding flavoprotein: protein MTEQARKPFLYVVVCAAGVADGVGELISLAQERNWEVGVIATPVATGFFDVAAVEARTARPVRSAWRSPGDPRPFPDPDAVAVAPATFNTVNKWAAGISDTLALGTLCEAYGMGVPISVLPCVSEALTAHPAYQDSLKRLRGMGVRFGEHAFGGPEQRGFRWEQALDLLAR, encoded by the coding sequence GTGACCGAACAGGCCCGCAAGCCCTTCCTGTACGTCGTCGTCTGCGCGGCCGGAGTCGCCGACGGCGTCGGCGAGTTGATCTCCTTGGCGCAGGAGCGGAACTGGGAGGTCGGCGTGATCGCGACCCCGGTGGCGACGGGCTTCTTCGACGTCGCGGCGGTCGAGGCGCGGACGGCGCGGCCGGTCAGGTCCGCCTGGCGTTCGCCCGGCGATCCGCGCCCGTTCCCCGACCCGGACGCCGTCGCCGTGGCGCCCGCGACCTTCAACACCGTCAACAAATGGGCGGCCGGAATCTCCGACACGCTCGCGCTGGGCACGCTCTGCGAGGCGTACGGGATGGGGGTGCCGATCTCCGTACTGCCCTGTGTGAGCGAGGCGTTGACCGCCCACCCCGCCTATCAGGACAGCCTGAAGAGGCTGCGCGGGATGGGGGTCCGGTTCGGGGAGCACGCCTTCGGCGGACCCGAACAGCGCGGGTTCCGCTGGGAGCAGGCGCTCGATCTGCTGGCCCGCTGA
- a CDS encoding nuclear transport factor 2 family protein, giving the protein MTDADRPPLPPFTRETAARKVQAAEDAWNTRDPRKVSLAYSQDSVWRNRDTFVTGRAQIVELLTAKWRREEEYALRKDLWAFDGNRIAVRFQYECRDTDGQWWRSYGNELWEFDEHGLMTRREASINDVPIEEKERRILGPRPDAERGRSFPVE; this is encoded by the coding sequence ATGACCGACGCCGACCGCCCGCCGCTGCCGCCCTTCACCCGCGAGACCGCCGCACGGAAGGTCCAGGCGGCCGAGGACGCCTGGAACACCCGCGATCCGCGGAAGGTCTCCCTCGCCTACTCGCAGGACTCGGTCTGGCGCAACCGCGACACCTTCGTCACCGGGCGCGCCCAGATCGTGGAACTGCTCACCGCGAAGTGGCGGCGCGAGGAGGAGTACGCCCTGCGCAAGGACCTCTGGGCCTTCGACGGCAACCGCATCGCCGTCCGCTTCCAGTACGAGTGCCGTGACACGGACGGCCAGTGGTGGCGCTCGTACGGCAACGAACTGTGGGAGTTCGACGAGCACGGTCTGATGACGCGGCGCGAGGCCAGCATCAACGACGTGCCGATCGAGGAGAAGGAGCGCCGGATCCTCGGCCCGCGGCCGGACGCCGAGCGGGGGCGGTCCTTCCCGGTTGAGTAG
- a CDS encoding TetR/AcrR family transcriptional regulator: MESAVAREQALDAAETLFYGRGIQSVGMDDVRGASGVSLKRLYQLFPAKEQLVVAYLERRDLRWRQRLAEYVDDPAHAHTDARQRVLAVFDWLGRWFREPDFRGCAWINSYGELGAVSEPVAEQVRAHKRAFREYLGRLVADAGLPAELAGQLQLLAEGAMVTAAVERSAEPAARAGRAARALIEAYGASDPDGVPVGH; encoded by the coding sequence ATGGAGAGCGCGGTCGCCAGGGAACAGGCCCTGGACGCGGCGGAGACCCTGTTCTACGGGCGCGGCATACAGTCCGTCGGCATGGACGACGTCCGTGGCGCCTCCGGGGTCTCCCTCAAGCGGCTCTACCAGCTGTTCCCCGCCAAGGAGCAACTGGTGGTGGCCTACCTGGAGCGGCGCGACCTCCGCTGGCGGCAGCGGCTCGCCGAGTACGTGGACGACCCCGCGCACGCTCACACGGACGCACGGCAGCGCGTCCTCGCCGTCTTCGACTGGCTGGGCCGGTGGTTCCGCGAGCCCGACTTCCGCGGCTGCGCCTGGATCAACTCCTACGGGGAGCTGGGCGCCGTGTCGGAGCCGGTGGCCGAGCAGGTCCGCGCCCACAAGCGGGCCTTCCGGGAGTATCTGGGCCGCCTGGTGGCCGACGCGGGACTGCCCGCCGAACTGGCCGGGCAGCTGCAGCTGCTTGCGGAGGGCGCGATGGTCACCGCCGCCGTCGAACGGAGCGCGGAACCCGCCGCCCGGGCCGGCCGGGCGGCCCGGGCGCTGATCGAGGCGTACGGCGCATCCGATCCGGACGGCGTGCCGGTCGGCCATTGA
- a CDS encoding aldehyde dehydrogenase family protein — MTLHRDLLIGGKDQPAVSGRTAEDVNPYSSQLYATVAAAGVEDVTRAVDAADAAFEGWAALGPAQRRKIFLTAADLLEARTEDAVRIMAGEVGGTRPWAMFNVGLAANILREAAAAVTAPRGEVLSAQEEGALGLAVREPVGVVAAFSPWNAPVILGVRAVAAPLAAGNTVVMKPSEDAPIACGLFIADILREAGLPDGVLNVITNAPEDAAAIAEALVADERVRAVNFTGSTNVGRIIGVHAARHLKPAVLELGGKNSVIVLADADVDYAVDAAVFSVFMNSGQICMSADRILVHESLAEEFTAKFTAKTESLASGDPADPHTVVGPLVTLDAARRVAALVADAVDKGATVLTGGAAPEGAVHPATVLTDLPEEAELYRGEAFGPLAVISAFATDDEAVSFANSTEHGLTCGIITENGTHGLRVARRIRTGIVHVNDQSVADEPNAPFGGFKGSGYGRFGGRWGIEAFSNTRWVTLATQQAHFPF; from the coding sequence ATGACCCTCCATCGTGACCTGCTGATCGGCGGCAAGGACCAGCCCGCGGTCTCCGGCCGCACCGCCGAGGACGTGAACCCCTACAGCTCACAGCTGTACGCCACGGTCGCCGCGGCCGGCGTCGAGGACGTCACCCGGGCCGTGGACGCCGCCGACGCCGCGTTCGAGGGATGGGCCGCGCTCGGTCCCGCGCAGCGGCGCAAGATCTTCCTCACCGCGGCCGACCTCCTGGAGGCCCGCACCGAGGACGCCGTACGGATCATGGCGGGCGAGGTGGGCGGCACCCGGCCCTGGGCCATGTTCAACGTCGGTCTCGCCGCGAACATCCTCCGTGAGGCCGCCGCCGCGGTGACCGCGCCGCGCGGAGAGGTCCTGAGCGCCCAGGAGGAGGGCGCGCTGGGTCTCGCGGTCCGTGAACCGGTCGGTGTCGTGGCCGCCTTCTCGCCGTGGAACGCCCCGGTCATCCTGGGGGTACGGGCCGTCGCCGCGCCGCTCGCCGCGGGCAACACCGTGGTGATGAAGCCCAGCGAGGACGCGCCGATCGCCTGCGGCCTGTTCATCGCGGACATCCTGCGCGAGGCGGGCCTGCCCGACGGCGTACTGAACGTGATCACGAACGCCCCCGAGGACGCGGCCGCCATCGCCGAGGCCCTGGTCGCCGACGAGCGCGTACGGGCCGTCAACTTCACCGGCTCCACCAACGTCGGCCGGATCATCGGGGTGCACGCGGCCCGGCATCTGAAGCCCGCGGTCCTCGAACTCGGCGGCAAGAACTCGGTGATCGTGCTGGCCGACGCCGATGTCGACTACGCGGTCGACGCGGCCGTGTTCTCCGTCTTCATGAACTCCGGTCAGATCTGCATGTCCGCCGACCGGATCCTCGTGCACGAGAGCCTGGCCGAGGAGTTCACGGCGAAGTTCACCGCGAAGACCGAGTCGCTCGCGTCCGGCGACCCGGCCGATCCGCACACCGTCGTCGGCCCGCTCGTCACCCTGGACGCCGCCCGCCGGGTCGCGGCGCTCGTGGCGGACGCCGTCGACAAGGGCGCGACCGTCCTCACCGGGGGCGCCGCCCCCGAGGGAGCCGTGCATCCGGCGACCGTCCTGACCGACCTGCCGGAGGAGGCCGAGCTGTACCGCGGGGAGGCCTTCGGTCCGCTCGCCGTGATCAGCGCGTTCGCCACGGACGACGAGGCCGTCTCCTTCGCCAACTCCACGGAGCACGGGCTGACCTGCGGGATCATCACCGAGAACGGCACCCATGGGCTCAGGGTCGCCCGCCGCATCCGTACCGGCATCGTGCATGTAAACGACCAGTCGGTCGCCGACGAACCGAACGCCCCCTTCGGCGGCTTCAAGGGCAGCGGGTACGGGCGCTTCGGCGGGCGCTGGGGCATCGAGGCGTTCAGCAACACCCGCTGGGTGACCCTGGCCACGCAGCAGGCGCACTTCCCGTTCTGA
- a CDS encoding nitroreductase family deazaflavin-dependent oxidoreductase — MPLEGEYEPSPTQWVRDQVELYERSGGTEGTTLMETGRPVIVLTTRGAKSGKIRKTPLMRVEHEGRYAAVASLGGAPKHPVWYHNVVGDPHVELQDGPTRQDMTAREVTGEEKALWWERAVAAYPDYADYQKKTDREIPVFVLEPAAGR, encoded by the coding sequence ATGCCTCTTGAGGGTGAGTACGAGCCCAGCCCCACCCAGTGGGTGCGCGATCAGGTGGAGCTGTACGAGCGCTCCGGCGGTACCGAGGGAACGACCCTGATGGAGACGGGACGCCCCGTGATCGTGCTGACCACCCGGGGCGCGAAGAGCGGGAAGATCCGCAAGACGCCGCTCATGCGGGTCGAGCACGAGGGCCGTTACGCCGCCGTCGCCTCGCTGGGCGGCGCGCCCAAGCACCCCGTCTGGTACCACAACGTGGTGGGCGACCCCCATGTGGAGCTGCAGGACGGCCCGACGCGCCAGGACATGACCGCGCGGGAGGTGACCGGCGAGGAGAAGGCCCTGTGGTGGGAGCGGGCGGTCGCCGCCTATCCGGACTACGCCGACTACCAGAAGAAGACCGACCGCGAGATCCCGGTCTTCGTCCTGGAGCCGGCCGCCGGCCGATAA
- a CDS encoding cation diffusion facilitator family transporter, with the protein MNRKPSSPSDRRTRVTVLVALAANLVIAVAKAVGGLFSGSPALLSEAAHSVADSLNEVFLLAALRRSRRPADNRHPFGYGKERFFWSLLAAVGIFLMGGCFSFFQGFEALGSESSESRSGYVAGLVVLVVALFAEGTSLLRAVRQVQKQGGFSSEIRDPALRTVIAEDGTAVLGVLFAIAGMALHMVTGQVVYEASASIAIGCLLVYVAYRLGRDARDQLIGQATDEESTGRIRALLEAQPEIDSVESLLTMQLGPDSTLVAARVDLTPGLDSEEVELVAVRIKASVRNLVPQVDQIFLDVTDARLARRAAAHEAAHENGPAATGERGGT; encoded by the coding sequence GTGAACCGTAAGCCTTCCTCCCCTTCGGACCGCCGTACCCGGGTCACCGTGCTGGTGGCACTGGCCGCCAACCTCGTGATCGCCGTGGCCAAGGCCGTGGGCGGTCTGTTCTCCGGATCGCCCGCCCTGCTGTCGGAGGCCGCGCACTCGGTGGCCGACAGCCTGAACGAGGTCTTCCTCCTGGCCGCCCTGCGCCGCAGCCGGCGGCCCGCCGACAACCGTCACCCGTTCGGCTACGGAAAGGAACGCTTCTTCTGGTCACTGCTGGCCGCCGTGGGCATCTTCCTGATGGGCGGCTGCTTCTCCTTCTTCCAGGGCTTCGAGGCGCTGGGCAGCGAGAGCTCGGAGTCCCGCAGCGGCTATGTGGCGGGGCTCGTGGTGCTGGTCGTGGCGCTCTTCGCGGAGGGAACGTCCCTGCTGCGCGCGGTCCGCCAGGTGCAGAAGCAGGGCGGCTTCTCCTCCGAGATCCGCGACCCGGCGCTGCGTACCGTCATCGCGGAGGACGGCACCGCCGTACTGGGTGTCCTCTTCGCGATCGCCGGCATGGCCCTGCACATGGTGACCGGCCAGGTCGTCTACGAGGCCTCGGCCTCCATCGCGATCGGCTGCCTCCTGGTCTACGTGGCGTACCGGCTCGGCCGTGACGCGCGCGACCAGCTGATCGGGCAGGCCACCGACGAGGAGTCGACCGGCCGCATCCGTGCCCTGCTGGAGGCGCAGCCCGAGATCGACTCCGTGGAGTCCCTGCTGACCATGCAGCTCGGCCCCGACTCCACCCTGGTGGCCGCCCGTGTCGACCTGACGCCCGGTCTGGACAGCGAGGAGGTCGAACTCGTCGCCGTCCGCATCAAGGCGTCCGTCCGCAATCTGGTCCCGCAGGTCGACCAGATCTTCCTCGACGTGACCGACGCCCGTCTGGCCCGCCGCGCGGCCGCACATGAAGCCGCGCACGAAAATGGCCCCGCCGCGACGGGGGAGCGCGGCGGGACCTGA
- a CDS encoding glutathione S-transferase family protein, translating to MGDTEGTGEGNSALGKKAFKRSKSHFADRVTADGRDGWPVAAGRYRLVVSRACPWASRAVISRRLLGLEEALPMAVTDPIQDDRSWRFTLDPGGRDPVLGIRYLAEAYEAREPGAPGGVSVPAVVDVASGRLVTNDYQQLTLDLATEWRDLHREGAPDLYPEGLRDEIDEVMEGVYEDVNNGVYRAGFATGQKEYEAAYEGVFRRLELLSGRLAERRYLVGDTITEADIRLFTTLVRFDAVYHGHFKCNRHKLTEDPVLWAYARDLYQTPGFGDTVDFDHIKRHYYQVHEGINPTRIVPLGPDLSGWLTSHGREELGGRPFGDGSPPGPVPVGEEVPAAGRP from the coding sequence ATGGGTGACACAGAAGGCACCGGCGAGGGAAACAGCGCGCTCGGGAAGAAGGCCTTCAAGCGGTCGAAGAGCCACTTCGCGGACCGGGTGACGGCCGACGGACGCGACGGCTGGCCGGTCGCGGCAGGGCGCTACCGGCTGGTCGTGAGCCGGGCCTGCCCCTGGGCGAGCCGCGCGGTGATCTCACGGCGGCTGCTGGGCCTTGAGGAGGCCCTGCCGATGGCGGTCACCGACCCGATCCAGGACGACCGCAGCTGGCGCTTCACGCTGGACCCCGGGGGCCGCGACCCGGTGCTGGGCATCCGCTACCTCGCCGAGGCGTACGAGGCCCGGGAGCCGGGCGCTCCGGGCGGCGTGAGCGTGCCGGCCGTGGTGGACGTGGCGAGCGGGCGCCTGGTGACCAACGACTACCAGCAGCTGACCCTCGACCTCGCCACCGAGTGGCGGGACCTGCACCGTGAGGGGGCGCCGGACCTCTATCCGGAAGGGCTCCGCGACGAGATCGACGAGGTCATGGAGGGGGTGTACGAGGACGTCAACAACGGGGTGTACCGGGCCGGGTTCGCGACCGGCCAGAAGGAGTACGAGGCGGCCTACGAGGGTGTGTTCCGGCGGCTGGAGCTGCTGTCGGGGCGGCTCGCGGAGCGGCGGTACCTGGTCGGGGACACGATCACCGAGGCGGACATCCGGCTGTTCACGACCCTGGTCCGCTTCGACGCCGTCTACCACGGCCACTTCAAGTGCAACCGCCACAAGCTGACGGAGGATCCGGTGCTGTGGGCGTACGCCCGTGATCTCTACCAGACGCCCGGGTTCGGGGACACCGTCGACTTCGATCACATCAAGCGGCACTACTACCAGGTCCACGAGGGCATCAACCCGACCCGCATCGTGCCGCTCGGCCCCGATCTCTCCGGCTGGCTGACCTCGCACGGGCGCGAGGAGCTGGGCGGGCGCCCCTTCGGGGACGGGAGCCCGCCGGGTCCTGTCCCCGTGGGCGAAGAGGTGCCGGCGGCGGGCCGGCCCTGA
- a CDS encoding DUF4235 domain-containing protein, with the protein MSKKKKSLPVVYKPVGFLLGWTSGTLAGLAFQKVWKMIRHEDDAPDALDKDRGWGEVLLAAAVQGAIFAVVRSAADRTGAKAIERSTGVWPGDDKGGRD; encoded by the coding sequence GTGTCGAAGAAGAAGAAAAGCCTGCCCGTCGTCTACAAGCCCGTCGGGTTCCTGCTCGGCTGGACGAGCGGAACCCTCGCCGGGCTGGCGTTCCAGAAGGTCTGGAAGATGATCCGCCACGAGGACGACGCGCCCGACGCACTGGACAAGGACCGCGGCTGGGGCGAGGTGCTGCTCGCGGCGGCCGTCCAGGGCGCGATCTTCGCGGTCGTCCGCAGCGCGGCGGACCGCACCGGCGCGAAGGCCATCGAGCGGTCCACCGGAGTGTGGCCCGGCGACGACAAGGGGGGCCGCGACTGA
- a CDS encoding peroxiredoxin: MTNQAAVGDTVEDFTLPDETGTPRQLSELLGEGPVVLFFYPAALSSGCTAEACHFRDLAAEFTAAGARPVGISGDTVERQQEFTEKHTLGYPLLSDPDGKVRELFGVKRGFSLAPTKRVTFVIAEDRKILEVVRSELRMSAHADRALAALRAHRA, translated from the coding sequence GTGACGAACCAGGCAGCGGTGGGCGACACCGTCGAGGACTTCACCCTCCCGGACGAGACCGGTACGCCCCGGCAGCTCTCGGAGCTGCTGGGCGAAGGCCCTGTCGTGCTCTTCTTCTATCCGGCGGCGCTCTCCTCGGGCTGCACCGCCGAGGCGTGCCACTTCCGCGATCTGGCCGCCGAGTTCACTGCCGCCGGGGCGCGGCCGGTGGGGATCAGCGGTGACACGGTCGAGCGCCAGCAGGAGTTCACCGAGAAGCACACCCTCGGCTATCCGCTGCTGTCCGACCCGGACGGCAAGGTCCGCGAGCTGTTCGGGGTGAAGCGCGGTTTCTCGCTGGCGCCGACCAAGCGGGTCACCTTCGTCATCGCCGAGGACCGGAAGATCCTCGAAGTGGTGCGCAGCGAACTGCGGATGAGCGCGCACGCGGACCGCGCCCTGGCGGCCCTGCGCGCGCACCGCGCCTGA
- a CDS encoding VOC family protein, translating into MTVVTAGFVVLDCSEPEKLAAFYKEFLDGEETDATANRVEIQGADGMRMAFRRDVNATPPSWPRPENSLQAHLDFHVDDLDAAERKVISLGGRALEAKDGGGPYEERGYADPSGHSFTLRKGATTAPKQG; encoded by the coding sequence ATGACAGTGGTAACAGCAGGCTTCGTGGTTCTCGACTGCTCGGAGCCCGAGAAACTCGCCGCGTTCTACAAGGAGTTCCTCGACGGCGAGGAGACCGACGCGACGGCGAACCGGGTGGAGATCCAGGGCGCCGACGGCATGCGGATGGCGTTCCGGCGGGACGTGAACGCGACCCCGCCCAGCTGGCCGCGCCCCGAGAACTCCCTGCAGGCGCACCTGGACTTCCACGTCGACGACCTCGACGCGGCCGAGCGCAAGGTCATCAGTCTGGGCGGACGCGCGCTGGAGGCCAAGGACGGCGGCGGCCCGTACGAGGAGCGGGGCTACGCCGACCCGTCGGGCCACTCGTTCACCCTGCGCAAGGGAGCGACGACCGCGCCCAAGCAGGGCTGA